In a genomic window of Planctomycetota bacterium:
- a CDS encoding 4Fe-4S binding protein, which translates to MRARSFILTALLLAACGVAVGAQRFPPPEFTESQHQLPHEQYPAPAAPAVQGVDVAVLFVALCLATWAALKLRSRNAVFALMVACLVYFGFWRQGCVCPIGAIQNVTLALFDSGYAVPLVVLAYFLLPLVFTVFFGRSFCAAVCPLGAMQDAVLVRPVRVAPWLEGGLRVLAYAYLGGAVLFAATGAAFLVCRYDPFVGFFRLSGSLGMLLFGGGVLAVGMFIGRPYCRFLCPYGVVLGWLSRASGRRVTITPDQCVRCRLCEDACPFGAIHKPVEPPTPAERAAGRRRLALLLALLPVLAAAGFVAGGALGTPFAKMHVVVTTAERVRAEELGEATGTTDASDAFYESGRTTEELYTEARRLRRSFAVAGRLFGGYLGLVVGGMLLHLSIRRRRDDYEADRGACVACGRCYDYCPVELRRRKDAEIRQKAQGG; encoded by the coding sequence GTGAGGGCGCGTAGCTTCATCCTGACGGCTCTGCTGCTGGCCGCGTGCGGCGTAGCGGTGGGCGCGCAACGCTTTCCGCCGCCCGAGTTCACCGAGAGCCAGCACCAACTGCCCCACGAGCAGTACCCGGCGCCGGCCGCGCCGGCGGTGCAGGGGGTGGATGTGGCGGTGCTCTTCGTGGCCCTGTGCCTGGCCACGTGGGCGGCGCTGAAGCTGCGCTCGCGCAACGCCGTCTTCGCGCTCATGGTCGCCTGCCTCGTCTACTTCGGCTTCTGGCGCCAGGGCTGCGTGTGCCCGATCGGGGCGATCCAGAACGTCACGCTGGCCCTCTTCGATTCAGGCTACGCCGTGCCGCTCGTGGTGCTGGCCTACTTCCTGCTGCCGCTCGTGTTCACGGTGTTCTTCGGGCGGAGCTTCTGCGCCGCCGTGTGCCCGCTGGGGGCCATGCAGGACGCGGTGCTCGTGCGCCCTGTGCGGGTGGCGCCGTGGCTGGAGGGCGGCTTGCGGGTGCTGGCCTATGCCTACCTGGGCGGAGCCGTGCTCTTTGCGGCCACAGGCGCGGCGTTCCTCGTCTGCCGCTACGACCCCTTTGTGGGCTTCTTCCGGCTCAGCGGCTCGCTGGGCATGCTGCTCTTCGGCGGCGGGGTGCTGGCCGTGGGGATGTTCATCGGACGGCCCTACTGCCGGTTCCTGTGCCCTTACGGCGTGGTGCTGGGCTGGCTGTCGCGCGCCTCGGGCCGGCGGGTGACGATCACGCCCGACCAGTGCGTGCGCTGCCGGCTGTGCGAGGATGCCTGCCCGTTCGGGGCGATTCACAAGCCGGTCGAGCCGCCCACGCCGGCCGAGCGCGCGGCCGGGCGGCGGCGGCTGGCCCTGCTGCTCGCGCTGCTGCCCGTGCTGGCGGCCGCCGGCTTTGTGGCGGGCGGGGCGCTGGGCACGCCGTTCGCCAAAATGCACGTGGTCGTGACCACGGCCGAACGCGTGCGGGCCGAGGAACTGGGCGAGGCGACGGGCACGACCGACGCCAGCGACGCCTTCTACGAGAGCGGGCGCACGACCGAGGAACTCTACACCGAGGCCCGCCGGCTGCGGCGCAGCTTCGCCGTGGCGGGGCGGCTCTTCGGCGGCTACCTGGGCCTCGTGGTCGGCGGCATGCTGCTCCACCTCTCGATTCGCCGCCGCCGCGACGACTACGAGGCCGACCGCGGCGCCTGTGTGGCCTGCGGGCGGTGCTATGACTATTGCCCCGTGGAGTTGCGTCGCCGGAAGGACGCGGAGATCAGGCAGAAGGCCCAGGGAGGATGA
- a CDS encoding ferredoxin yields the protein MPEDKQAIPRREFFRKGMRGVALAALAGTGGYLAARRTSRTRDVWQLDPSKCTQCGKCATNCVLKPSAVKCVHAYAMCGYCELCTGYFEPDPNELTTAAENQLCPVAAIKRTFVEDPYFEYEIDEPLCIGCGKCVEGCRSFGNASLFLQVRHDRCLNCNECSIAVACPADAFSRVPAEPGYLYRPGYSPATTKKG from the coding sequence ATGCCAGAAGACAAGCAGGCCATCCCCCGCCGCGAGTTCTTCCGCAAGGGCATGCGGGGCGTGGCCCTCGCGGCCCTCGCGGGCACGGGCGGCTACCTGGCCGCGCGCCGCACCAGCAGGACGCGCGACGTGTGGCAGCTCGACCCCAGCAAGTGCACGCAGTGCGGCAAGTGCGCGACCAACTGCGTGCTCAAGCCCTCGGCCGTGAAGTGCGTGCATGCCTACGCCATGTGCGGCTACTGCGAGCTGTGCACGGGCTACTTCGAGCCCGACCCCAACGAGCTGACCACGGCCGCCGAGAACCAGCTCTGCCCCGTGGCCGCGATCAAGCGGACGTTTGTGGAGGACCCGTACTTCGAGTACGAGATAGACGAGCCGCTGTGCATCGGCTGCGGCAAGTGCGTGGAGGGGTGCCGCTCGTTCGGCAACGCCTCGCTCTTCCTCCAGGTGCGGCACGACCGCTGCCTGAACTGCAACGAGTGCAGCATCGCCGTGGCCTGCCCGGCCGACGCCTTCTCGCGGGTGCCCGCCGAACCGGGGTACCTCTATCGTCCAGGCTACTCGCCCGCAACCACGAAGAAGGGGTAG
- a CDS encoding NAD(P)H-dependent oxidoreductase subunit E has product MSALDLTFVDQVVAGIGRGPEKVIPILQAIQAHYRYLPEEALRRVCETTEITPAALMGVSTFYSQFRHRPMGQHLVRVCVGTACHVKGAGLVHDAFVRHLRVPEGDDTDPDRLFTLQKVACLGCCTLAPVVQIDEVTYGHLTPDRVPAVLRDFLELDRTGEQKHWADRPAEHEGDGAEIRIGLGSCCIARGSGKVEHALQAALAHSGVRARIKRVGCVGMCHQTPLVEIVRPGKPTALYAQVKAEDVEAIVLRHFRPRSLGRRLKVAAANLLDRLYTDAAWTPVTRYALDVRDPHVAAFLGPQKHLAVEHCGEIDPTDLDEYLAHDGFVALRRCLGVAQEVGECGVRSVECGGNSGIRNSESQTPDAIIEEIRRSGLRGRGGAGFLTGVKWDLVRKAKGEKKHIVCNGDEGDPGAFMDRMLLESYPYRVLEGMIIAAFAVGADEGYLYIREEYPLAVRRVREALRVLAERGLLGENILGSGFSLRLQIMEGAGAFVCGEETALLASIEGKRGMPRLRPPYPAEKGLWGKPTLINNVETYSLVPWILRHGAEAFAAIGTATSKGTKVFALAGKVARGGLVEVPMGISIREVVEQVGGGVGQAPPCAGLPAAAPREVRRFKAVQIGGPSGGCLPASLSDVPVDFEALTAAGAIMGSGGLVVLDDLDCMVDIAHYFLEFTQNQSCGRCTFCRIGTRRMLDILERLRTGEGRKGDIEELEHLAAMVKKGSLCGLGKTAPNPVLTTIRYFRDEYEAHIAGRCPAGRCKALIQYVVTDDCIGCTLCAQHCPVDAIPMTPYEKHAIDATKCIRCGTCKALCPVAAIKVE; this is encoded by the coding sequence ATGAGCGCACTGGACCTCACATTCGTTGACCAGGTGGTCGCCGGGATCGGCCGTGGCCCGGAGAAGGTGATCCCCATCCTCCAGGCCATCCAGGCGCACTACCGCTATCTGCCCGAAGAGGCGCTGCGGCGGGTGTGCGAGACCACCGAGATCACCCCCGCCGCCCTCATGGGCGTCTCCACTTTCTACAGCCAGTTCCGCCACCGCCCCATGGGCCAGCACCTCGTGCGCGTGTGCGTGGGCACCGCTTGCCACGTGAAGGGCGCGGGACTCGTCCACGACGCCTTCGTGCGCCACCTGCGCGTGCCCGAGGGCGACGACACGGACCCCGACCGCCTCTTCACGCTTCAGAAGGTGGCCTGCCTGGGGTGCTGCACGCTGGCGCCGGTGGTGCAGATTGACGAGGTGACCTATGGCCATCTGACGCCCGACCGCGTGCCGGCTGTGCTGCGCGACTTCCTGGAGCTGGACCGCACAGGCGAACAGAAGCACTGGGCCGACCGCCCGGCCGAGCACGAGGGCGACGGGGCGGAGATTCGCATCGGCCTCGGCTCGTGCTGCATTGCGCGCGGCAGCGGCAAGGTCGAGCACGCGCTTCAGGCCGCCCTGGCCCATAGCGGCGTGCGCGCCCGCATCAAGCGCGTGGGATGCGTGGGCATGTGCCATCAGACGCCGCTCGTCGAGATCGTGCGGCCCGGGAAGCCCACGGCCCTCTACGCGCAGGTGAAGGCCGAGGACGTGGAGGCCATCGTGCTGCGCCACTTCCGCCCGCGCAGCCTCGGCCGGCGCCTCAAGGTCGCTGCCGCCAACCTGCTCGACCGGCTCTACACCGATGCCGCCTGGACCCCCGTGACCCGCTACGCGCTCGACGTGCGCGACCCCCACGTGGCCGCCTTCCTCGGCCCGCAGAAGCACCTGGCCGTCGAACACTGCGGCGAGATTGACCCGACCGATCTCGACGAGTATCTGGCACATGATGGCTTTGTGGCCTTGCGCCGCTGTCTTGGGGTCGCCCAGGAAGTGGGCGAGTGCGGAGTGCGGAGCGTGGAGTGCGGAGGGAACTCCGGAATCCGGAATTCTGAATCGCAAACTCCGGACGCGATCATCGAGGAGATTCGGCGCAGCGGGCTCCGCGGCCGCGGCGGCGCCGGCTTCCTCACCGGCGTCAAGTGGGACCTCGTTCGCAAGGCGAAGGGCGAGAAGAAGCACATCGTCTGCAACGGCGACGAGGGCGACCCCGGAGCGTTCATGGACCGCATGCTCCTCGAGTCGTACCCATATCGCGTGCTCGAAGGCATGATCATCGCAGCCTTTGCCGTGGGGGCCGACGAGGGCTACCTCTACATCCGCGAGGAGTACCCGCTGGCGGTCCGCCGCGTGCGCGAGGCGCTCCGCGTGCTGGCCGAGCGCGGCCTCCTGGGCGAGAACATCCTGGGCAGCGGCTTCTCGCTGCGGCTCCAGATCATGGAGGGCGCCGGCGCCTTCGTGTGCGGCGAGGAGACGGCGCTGCTCGCCTCCATCGAGGGCAAGCGCGGCATGCCGCGACTCCGCCCGCCTTATCCTGCCGAAAAGGGGCTCTGGGGCAAGCCCACCCTGATCAATAACGTCGAGACCTACTCGCTCGTGCCCTGGATTCTGCGGCACGGCGCCGAGGCGTTTGCCGCCATCGGCACGGCCACCAGCAAAGGCACCAAGGTGTTCGCCCTCGCCGGCAAGGTGGCCCGCGGCGGCCTCGTCGAAGTGCCCATGGGCATCTCGATCCGCGAGGTGGTCGAGCAGGTGGGCGGCGGGGTGGGCCAGGCGCCGCCCTGCGCCGGCCTGCCCGCGGCCGCGCCCCGCGAGGTGCGGCGTTTCAAGGCCGTCCAGATCGGCGGCCCCTCGGGCGGCTGCCTGCCCGCCAGCCTCAGCGACGTGCCGGTGGACTTCGAGGCCCTCACCGCCGCCGGCGCCATCATGGGTTCGGGCGGACTCGTCGTGCTGGACGACCTCGATTGCATGGTGGACATCGCGCACTACTTCCTCGAGTTCACGCAGAACCAGTCGTGCGGCCGCTGCACCTTCTGCCGCATCGGCACGCGGCGGATGCTCGACATCCTGGAGCGCCTGCGCACCGGCGAGGGGCGCAAGGGCGACATCGAGGAGCTCGAGCACCTCGCCGCCATGGTGAAGAAGGGCAGCCTGTGCGGCCTGGGCAAGACCGCGCCCAACCCCGTGCTCACCACCATCCGCTATTTCCGCGACGAGTACGAGGCCCACATCGCCGGCCGCTGCCCGGCCGGCCGCTGCAAGGCCCTCATCCAGTACGTCGTCACCGACGACTGCATCGGCTGCACGCTGTGCGCCCAGCACTGCCCCGTGGATGCGATCCCGATGACGCCCTACGAGAAACACGCGATTGACGCCACGAAGTGCATCCGCTGCGGCACCTGCAAGGCCCTGTGCCCCGTGGCTGCCATCAAGGTGGAGTAG
- a CDS encoding PQQ-like beta-propeller repeat protein yields MRLLPRLIPVLSGVAGALALVLWLRATPAGDFAPRVPGTDRPAGVVEAVARKVEGTLTKGDGEPAKLPGAWARFRGPRLDNISREDTSLARSWPKDGPPVLWRLNVGEGYAGAAIRNGRVYLLDYDQEKHADALRCLSLADGREIWRFAYPVKVKRNHGMSRTVPTVTHKHVVALGPKCHVTCLDAETGEPKWPILDLVKDYGATVPQWYAGQCPLVDGDKLILGVGGPEALLMAVEIETGKVLWRTPNPDHWKMTHSSVVPMDFADRRTYVYCASGGVAGVDAEDGKLLWKTPDWRISIAMVPSPVVFEDGRIFLTGGYNAGSAMFQLKEKNDEFRVETRYRLKPKVFDSPQHTPILYDGNLYAVRSDGQLACADLGGKVLWESGSANLFGLGPYLVADGLIFVMNDKGVLTMAEATPVGYKPLGKATIFDHGHDAWGPMAIAGGRLIVRDFTRIACLDVKKP; encoded by the coding sequence ATGAGGCTGCTTCCGCGACTCATCCCCGTGCTCTCTGGCGTGGCGGGGGCGCTCGCGCTGGTCCTGTGGCTGCGCGCCACGCCGGCCGGCGACTTCGCGCCCCGTGTGCCCGGCACCGACCGGCCGGCGGGCGTGGTCGAGGCCGTGGCGCGCAAGGTGGAGGGCACGCTCACGAAGGGCGACGGCGAGCCGGCCAAGCTGCCCGGCGCCTGGGCGCGCTTCCGCGGCCCGCGACTCGACAACATCAGTCGCGAAGACACGTCGCTCGCCCGCTCGTGGCCGAAGGACGGGCCGCCCGTGCTCTGGCGGCTCAATGTCGGCGAGGGCTATGCGGGGGCGGCCATCCGCAACGGCCGCGTGTACCTGCTCGACTACGACCAGGAGAAGCACGCCGACGCCCTCCGCTGCCTGTCGCTGGCCGACGGCCGCGAGATCTGGCGCTTCGCCTATCCCGTGAAGGTCAAGCGCAACCACGGCATGTCGCGCACTGTGCCCACGGTGACGCACAAACACGTGGTCGCTCTCGGCCCGAAGTGCCACGTCACCTGCCTCGACGCCGAGACGGGCGAGCCGAAGTGGCCGATCCTCGACCTCGTGAAGGACTACGGCGCCACGGTGCCGCAGTGGTACGCCGGCCAGTGCCCGCTGGTGGATGGCGACAAGCTGATTCTCGGCGTGGGCGGCCCCGAAGCGTTGCTCATGGCCGTGGAGATCGAAACGGGCAAGGTGCTCTGGAGGACTCCCAACCCCGACCACTGGAAGATGACCCACTCGTCGGTGGTGCCGATGGACTTCGCGGACCGCCGCACCTACGTCTACTGTGCGAGCGGCGGCGTGGCAGGGGTGGACGCCGAGGATGGCAAGCTGCTGTGGAAGACGCCCGACTGGCGGATCAGCATCGCCATGGTGCCGTCGCCCGTGGTGTTCGAGGACGGGCGCATCTTCCTCACGGGCGGCTACAACGCCGGCAGCGCCATGTTCCAGCTCAAGGAGAAGAACGACGAGTTCCGCGTGGAGACGCGGTATCGGCTGAAGCCCAAGGTCTTCGATTCTCCGCAGCACACGCCGATCCTGTACGACGGCAACCTCTACGCCGTACGCAGCGACGGGCAGCTCGCTTGCGCCGACCTGGGCGGCAAGGTGCTCTGGGAGAGCGGGTCGGCGAACCTCTTCGGGCTCGGCCCCTACCTGGTCGCCGACGGGCTGATCTTCGTGATGAACGACAAGGGCGTGCTCACGATGGCCGAGGCCACGCCCGTGGGCTACAAGCCGCTGGGCAAGGCCACCATCTTCGACCACGGCCACGACGCCTGGGGGCCGATGGCCATTGCGGGCGGGCGGCTCATTGTGCGCGACTTCACGCGCATCGCGTGTCTGGATGTGAAGAAGCCATGA
- a CDS encoding PQQ-binding-like beta-propeller repeat protein: MGQATTRASAQPPEAKRAWLQAAIATAIVAGVFSAVVSGFMVVDALRSQAEDIRTADRLAELKAALRGDPMNEGLKERIRALDVELRRNFFLYSHATNTGRWLLLAGLVVGVVALKAASVLRRKLPKPHGAGAMPGWADRLAQASRWSVAATGVLLVLGAAGLALTASSILGRREGAGEAAATYPSDDEVAGNWPRFRGPWGLGVAAYANAPTAWDGATGQGILWKAAVPLNAPSSPVVWGDRVFLTGSSKERLDLYCFDVATGQLLWTHAATGIPGSPAQRPKTMEGVEWAPSTPATDGARVYALFATGDVVAVDFAGQRAWARNLGTPENSYGHASSLALWRNRLLVLYDQATADDKKSKLMALDTATGRTVWETKRDTPQTWTTPIIAKSGQGDQIIVCGDPFLCGYEAASGKELWRAECLGGEIAPSPVYANGVAYAANAGSYASAVRTDGSGNVTETHILWKAEDGLPDIASPLTNGELFWTLSTGGTLTCYDAKTGKRVWEKDLEENCSSSPSLAGDKVFVTTEKGVTILVAAAREFKELGRCKLGEGCRTTPAFLDGRIILRGEKHLFCIGKK; this comes from the coding sequence ATGGGTCAGGCAACCACCCGCGCCAGCGCCCAGCCGCCCGAAGCGAAGCGCGCCTGGCTCCAGGCCGCCATCGCCACGGCGATTGTCGCAGGCGTCTTCTCCGCCGTGGTGAGCGGGTTCATGGTGGTGGACGCGCTGCGCAGCCAGGCCGAGGACATCCGCACGGCCGACCGGCTCGCCGAGCTGAAGGCCGCGCTGCGCGGCGACCCGATGAACGAGGGCCTCAAGGAGCGCATCCGCGCGCTCGACGTCGAGCTGCGGCGCAACTTCTTCCTGTACTCTCATGCGACGAACACCGGCCGATGGCTGCTGCTCGCGGGCCTCGTCGTCGGCGTCGTTGCGCTCAAGGCGGCCAGTGTCCTCCGACGAAAGCTGCCGAAGCCTCATGGCGCCGGAGCCATGCCCGGCTGGGCGGACCGCCTGGCGCAGGCGTCGCGCTGGTCGGTCGCCGCCACCGGTGTTCTGCTGGTCCTCGGAGCCGCGGGCCTCGCGCTCACGGCCTCGAGCATCCTCGGGCGCCGCGAGGGGGCAGGGGAGGCGGCAGCCACCTACCCCTCCGACGACGAGGTGGCGGGGAACTGGCCCCGCTTCCGCGGCCCATGGGGCCTCGGCGTGGCCGCCTACGCCAATGCGCCCACGGCCTGGGACGGCGCGACCGGCCAGGGCATTCTCTGGAAGGCCGCGGTCCCGCTCAACGCGCCCAGCTCGCCCGTGGTGTGGGGCGACCGCGTGTTCCTCACCGGCTCGAGCAAGGAGAGGCTCGATCTCTACTGCTTCGATGTGGCGACGGGCCAGCTCCTCTGGACTCACGCGGCCACGGGCATCCCGGGCAGCCCCGCCCAGCGGCCGAAGACGATGGAGGGCGTCGAGTGGGCGCCCTCGACCCCCGCGACCGACGGCGCCCGCGTCTACGCCCTCTTCGCCACGGGCGACGTGGTGGCCGTGGACTTTGCGGGCCAGCGCGCCTGGGCGCGCAACCTGGGCACGCCCGAGAACAGCTACGGCCACGCCTCGTCGCTCGCCCTCTGGCGCAACCGCCTGCTCGTGCTCTACGACCAAGCCACCGCCGACGACAAGAAGTCGAAGCTCATGGCCCTCGACACAGCGACCGGCCGCACCGTGTGGGAGACCAAGCGCGACACGCCCCAGACGTGGACGACCCCCATCATCGCCAAGAGCGGCCAGGGCGACCAGATCATCGTCTGCGGCGACCCGTTCCTGTGCGGCTACGAGGCCGCCTCGGGCAAGGAGCTGTGGCGGGCCGAGTGCCTCGGCGGCGAGATCGCCCCGTCGCCCGTCTACGCCAACGGCGTAGCCTACGCCGCCAACGCAGGCTCCTACGCCAGCGCCGTGCGCACCGACGGCTCGGGCAACGTCACCGAGACCCACATCCTGTGGAAGGCCGAGGACGGCTTGCCCGACATCGCCAGCCCGCTCACCAACGGCGAGCTGTTCTGGACCCTCTCCACCGGCGGCACGCTCACCTGCTACGATGCCAAGACCGGCAAGCGCGTGTGGGAGAAGGACCTGGAGGAGAACTGCTCCTCCTCGCCCAGCCTGGCGGGCGACAAGGTGTTCGTGACCACGGAGAAGGGCGTCACCATCCTCGTCGCCGCCGCCCGGGAGTTCAAGGAACTCGGCCGCTGCAAGCTCGGCGAGGGCTGCCGCACGACCCCGGCGTTTCTCGATGGCCGGATCATCCTTCGAGGCGAGAAGCATCTGTTCTGTATCGGCAAGAAGTGA
- a CDS encoding ABC transporter permease, translated as MSIFLLILRSLGHYWRTHAGVVLGALVSTAVLVGALAVGDSVRYTLRATALARLGGIEAALDAGSRFFEERLATDVEKRLRTSPQERAMVAPVLRLRGVAANSDGTARANNVQVLGADSRFWALAGSEGEPGIIDAPVEAGSVKGGPADGLFLNERLAAQLGVREGDDVLLRMDNPSMLSRDAPLVPTEDATVAMRLAVAGIVSDAQGGRFGLQANQVAPHNAFVPLRLLQKRVGQAGRANLLLVGGAAGPTPPAAADAALKASCTLADLGLELRELPAQGVAELRTDRIFLDPATGAAAAKAFPNALGVLTYFVNELRIEGRWVPYSMVAALGPLSEAGAPPPFLPPDLSEKEVVLSDWLARDTQAKLGDELLVTYYAVGPNRKLVEQTARFRIRAVAPMEGLAGDRDLMPNYPGLADIDNCRDWRPGIPIDLKRIRKADEDYWAKHRGTPKAFISLAAGRKIWGNRFGDLTAIRIPAPPPRAQLERTLLASLDPADFGLAFRPVREEALRASTQALDFGQLFLGLSFFLIAAAVLLMGLLFVFGIEQRAEQVGLLLALGFTPRQVRRLMLAEGAILAVVGGVAGTFGGTLYTRGVVGALAGVWRGAVAGSAIRYHAATVTLLLGGCSGIVVAIAAMWLALRRQARRAPRELLAGAGVTLAAPKLKRRRLAPWLAAVAIAGALAIVAAMGARRDQAAAMGLFGAGALLLVGGLALSHAALAVRRTVSPAKRLGTLGWRNATRRRGRSLAVVGLLACASFLVFAVGANRKDPLADAARRSSGTGGFAFYGETALPVFEDLNTLEGRKAYGLDDAVMKGVSVVPLRVREGDDASCLNLNRAQAPRLLGVRSEDLQSRGAFTLLKWLPTRSDEDGWELLHVRLQDGVVAAIGDEATVTWGLGKGVGDMVEYTDGRGRPFRVLIAGIIANSILQGNLLIAEDEFIRLFPADEGYRAFLVDCPMPERPGQEIRKIAALRAAEPHARVISGLGHMDAVNAELSRCLEDVGLELMPAYRRLAEFGAVENTYLSIFQALGGLAMLLGSVGLGVVVLRNVMERRNELALLRAVGFRKRALVWLVLAEHWGLLALGLVAGTVSAVIAVLPALRSPGADVPYLSLGATLVVVAASGLLWTWLAAAAALRGPLLNALRNE; from the coding sequence ATGTCCATCTTTCTGCTCATCCTCCGCTCCCTCGGCCACTACTGGCGCACCCACGCGGGCGTCGTGCTCGGCGCGCTGGTGAGCACGGCGGTGCTCGTCGGCGCTCTGGCCGTGGGCGACTCGGTGCGCTACACCCTGCGCGCGACCGCGCTCGCGCGGCTGGGCGGCATCGAGGCAGCTCTGGACGCGGGGAGCCGCTTCTTCGAGGAGCGCCTGGCCACCGACGTGGAGAAGCGGCTGCGGACCTCGCCCCAGGAACGCGCGATGGTGGCTCCCGTGCTGCGCCTGCGCGGCGTGGCCGCCAACTCCGACGGCACGGCGCGGGCAAACAACGTCCAGGTCCTCGGTGCCGACAGCCGCTTCTGGGCGCTTGCCGGTTCCGAAGGAGAGCCGGGGATCATCGACGCGCCCGTCGAGGCGGGCTCGGTGAAGGGCGGCCCTGCGGACGGCCTTTTCCTGAACGAGCGGCTCGCCGCGCAGCTCGGCGTGCGCGAGGGCGACGACGTGCTGCTGCGAATGGACAACCCGAGCATGCTCTCACGCGACGCGCCGCTGGTGCCCACCGAGGATGCCACCGTGGCGATGCGGCTCGCCGTCGCGGGCATCGTGAGCGACGCCCAGGGCGGCCGCTTCGGCCTCCAGGCCAACCAGGTGGCGCCCCACAATGCCTTCGTGCCGCTGCGCCTCCTCCAGAAGCGGGTGGGGCAGGCCGGGCGCGCCAACCTGCTCCTCGTCGGCGGCGCGGCCGGCCCGACGCCGCCCGCCGCAGCCGACGCTGCGCTCAAGGCCAGTTGCACGCTCGCCGACCTCGGGCTAGAACTGCGCGAGCTGCCCGCGCAGGGCGTGGCCGAGCTTCGCACCGACCGCATTTTCCTGGACCCTGCCACCGGCGCCGCGGCGGCCAAGGCGTTTCCCAACGCCCTCGGCGTGCTGACGTACTTCGTCAACGAGCTGCGCATCGAGGGCCGTTGGGTGCCGTACTCGATGGTGGCTGCCCTCGGGCCCCTGAGTGAGGCCGGCGCGCCCCCGCCATTCCTGCCGCCCGATCTCTCGGAGAAGGAAGTGGTCCTCAGCGACTGGCTCGCCCGCGACACCCAGGCGAAGCTGGGCGACGAACTTCTGGTGACCTATTACGCCGTCGGGCCGAACCGCAAGCTCGTCGAGCAGACGGCCCGGTTCCGCATCCGCGCCGTCGCGCCGATGGAGGGGCTGGCCGGCGACCGCGACCTGATGCCGAATTACCCCGGCCTCGCCGACATTGACAACTGTCGTGACTGGCGACCCGGCATCCCCATTGACCTCAAGAGGATTCGCAAGGCCGACGAGGACTACTGGGCGAAGCACCGCGGCACGCCCAAGGCATTCATCTCCCTGGCCGCCGGGCGCAAGATCTGGGGCAACCGGTTCGGCGACCTCACGGCGATTCGCATCCCGGCGCCGCCCCCGCGCGCCCAGCTCGAGCGCACGCTGCTCGCGAGCCTGGACCCCGCCGACTTCGGCCTGGCGTTCCGTCCCGTGCGCGAAGAAGCGTTGCGGGCGAGCACGCAGGCGCTGGATTTCGGCCAGCTCTTCCTGGGCCTGAGCTTCTTCCTCATTGCCGCGGCGGTGCTGCTGATGGGGCTGCTCTTCGTCTTCGGCATCGAGCAGCGGGCCGAGCAGGTGGGTCTGCTCCTTGCGCTCGGTTTCACGCCGCGGCAGGTGCGGCGGCTCATGCTGGCCGAGGGCGCGATCCTGGCCGTCGTTGGCGGCGTCGCCGGCACGTTCGGGGGCACGCTCTACACGCGGGGCGTGGTGGGCGCGCTGGCCGGCGTATGGCGCGGGGCCGTCGCCGGCTCGGCGATTCGGTACCACGCGGCGACGGTCACGCTGCTTCTGGGCGGTTGCTCGGGCATTGTTGTGGCCATCGCGGCCATGTGGCTCGCACTGCGGCGGCAGGCGCGGCGCGCCCCGCGCGAACTGCTCGCCGGCGCGGGCGTCACGCTCGCCGCCCCGAAGCTGAAGCGGCGACGGCTGGCGCCCTGGCTCGCCGCCGTGGCGATTGCGGGGGCGCTGGCCATCGTTGCCGCGATGGGCGCGCGGCGCGATCAGGCGGCGGCGATGGGCCTCTTCGGGGCTGGGGCGCTGCTGCTCGTCGGCGGCCTGGCGCTGAGCCACGCGGCCCTGGCCGTGAGGCGAACCGTGTCGCCTGCGAAGCGCCTCGGCACTCTCGGCTGGCGCAATGCCACCCGCCGCCGTGGCCGAAGCCTCGCCGTGGTGGGTCTGCTCGCGTGCGCGAGCTTCCTCGTGTTCGCGGTGGGCGCGAACCGCAAGGACCCGCTGGCCGACGCAGCGCGGCGCTCGTCGGGCACCGGCGGCTTCGCCTTCTACGGTGAAACGGCGTTGCCTGTTTTCGAGGACCTCAATACCCTGGAAGGCCGTAAGGCCTACGGCCTCGACGATGCGGTGATGAAGGGCGTGAGCGTGGTGCCGCTGCGCGTGCGCGAGGGCGACGACGCGAGCTGCCTGAACCTCAATCGCGCCCAGGCGCCGAGGCTGCTCGGCGTGCGGTCCGAGGACCTTCAGTCGCGCGGCGCGTTCACCCTCCTCAAGTGGCTGCCCACGCGGTCGGACGAGGACGGCTGGGAGCTGCTCCACGTGCGGCTTCAGGACGGCGTGGTGGCGGCCATCGGCGACGAGGCGACCGTGACCTGGGGGCTGGGCAAAGGGGTGGGCGACATGGTCGAGTACACCGACGGGCGCGGCCGTCCGTTCCGCGTGCTCATCGCGGGGATCATCGCCAACTCGATTCTCCAGGGCAACCTGTTGATTGCCGAGGATGAGTTCATCCGCCTCTTCCCCGCCGATGAGGGGTATCGGGCGTTCCTGGTGGACTGCCCGATGCCCGAGCGCCCCGGACAGGAGATTCGGAAGATTGCAGCTCTGCGCGCCGCCGAGCCGCACGCAAGGGTCATCAGCGGTCTTGGGCACATGGACGCTGTCAACGCCGAACTCTCTCGGTGTCTCGAAGACGTGGGCCTGGAACTCATGCCGGCCTATCGGCGTCTGGCGGAGTTCGGTGCGGTTGAGAACACGTATCTCTCCATTTTCCAAGCACTTGGTGGGCTGGCGATGCTGCTGGGGAGCGTGGGGCTGGGCGTGGTGGTGCTGCGGAACGTGATGGAGCGGCGAAACGAGTTGGCACTTCTGCGCGCAGTGGGCTTCCGCAAGCGGGCGCTTGTGTGGCTCGTGCTGGCCGAGCACTGGGGCCTGCTGGCTCTGGGCCTCGTGGCGGGCACAGTGTCGGCGGTGATCGCCGTGCTGCCCGCGCTGCGGTCGCCGGGGGCGGATGTGCCGTATCTATCGCTGGGAGCTACCCTTGTGGTCGTGGCCGCAAGCGGCCTGCTGTGGACGTGGCTGGCCGCCGCGGCCGCGCTCCGCGGCCCGCTGCTGAATGCCTTGAGGAACGAGTGA